The Falco peregrinus isolate bFalPer1 chromosome 1, bFalPer1.pri, whole genome shotgun sequence genome has a window encoding:
- the KIF23 gene encoding kinesin-like protein KIF23 isoform X3, with protein sequence MKAVRARTPRRPAPKKPSHPSLKDPVGVYCRVRPLSGPDQEGCIEVINETTVQIHPPDRYRIFRNGEYRETQYSFKEVFGTLVAQKELFDVVAKPLVEDLIHGKNGLLFTYGVTGSGKTHTMTGSPGDGGLLPRCLDMIFNSIGPFQAKRFVFKLDDKNGVDVQCEVDALLERQKRDAMPVPKIPSGKRQIDPEFADMINVQDHCKVEEVDEDNVYSVFVSYIEIYNNYIYDLLEEAPFEPIKPKPPQSKMLREDQNHNMYVTGCTEVEVKSTEEAFEVFWRGQKKRRIAHTQLNRESSRSHGVFIIKLAQAPLDADGDNVLQEKEQITLSQLSLVDLAGSERTNRTKAEGNRLREAGNINQSLMTLRTCIEVLRENQMYGTNKMVPYRDSKLTHLFKNYFDGEGKVRMIVCVNPKAEDYEESLQVMRFAEMTQEVEVARPVDRPLCGLTPGRRFRNQAFREELSQKLELRGGPKNGETEEQSVTEMFLQNFPPLPSCELLDVNDDQTLPRLIEVLEKRHKMRQMLLKEFGKNVLAFKTALQEFDSSVVSKENYIQGKLSEKEKTIAGQKMELERLEKKIKTLEYKIEILEKTTTIYEDDKRNLQQELESKSQKLQRQASDKRRLEARLQGVVAETAMKWEKECERRVAAKQLEMQNKLWVKDEKLKQLKAIVTEPKNEKPERPSRERDREKPVQRSVSPSPVPSAPPVRPRHRRSRSAGERWVDHKPPSNLPTETVMQPHVPHAITVAAASEKALAKCDKYMLTHQELASDGEIETKLIKGDVFKTRGGGQAVQFTEIETLKQESPTGRKRRSSPNPEPPEDAADSECTDVETRCSVALEMRAGSALGPGYQHHAQPKRRKP encoded by the exons ATGAAGGCGGT TAGAGCCAGGACGCCGCGGCGCCCGGCGCCGAAGAAGCCGTCCCACCCCAGCCTGAAGGACCCGGTGGGG GTGTACTGCAGGGTGCGGCCGCTCAGCGGCCCGGACCAGGAGGGCTGCATCGAGGTGATCAACGAGACCACCGTGCAGATCCACCCGCCCGACAGATACAGGATATTCCGCAACGGGGAGTACCGGGAG ACGCAATATTCATTTAAAGAAGTGTTTGGCACCCTTGTTGCTCAGAAGGAGCTTTTTGACGTGGTGGCTAAACCTCTAGTGGAAGATCTCATTCATGGGAAAAATG GTCTCCTTTTTACATATGGTGTGACAGGCAGCGGGAAAACACACACCATGACGGGTTCTCCTGGTGATGGAGGGCTCCTCCCACGGTGTTTGGATATGATCTTCAACAGCATAGGACCATTCCAGGCCAAGCGATTT GTTTTTAAGCTTGATGACAAGAATGGTGTGGATGTTCAGTGTGAAGTAGATGCTCTATTAGAGCGCCAGAAAAGAGATGCCATGCCTGTTCCAAAAATTCCATCTGGCAA GCGACAAATAGATCCAGAATTTGCTGATATGATCAATGTTCAAGATCACTGCAAAGTGGAAGAGGTTGATGAAGATAATGTCTACAGTGTCTTTGTCTCCTATATTGAGATCTACAACAACTACATATATGACCTGCTGGAGGAAGCTCCCTTTGAGCCTATAAAACCAAA ACCTCCACAGTCCAAAATGCTTCGCGAAGACCAGAATCACAACATGTATGTCACAGGATGCACAGAAGTAGAGGTGAAATCTACAGAAGAagcttttgaagtgttttggaGAG gTCAAAAGAAGAGGCGTATTGCACACACTCAGCTGAATCGAGAATCTAGTCGCTCTCATGGTGTTTTTATAATCAAGTTGGCTCAGGCACCCCTGGATGCAGATGGAGATAACGTGCTACAG gAGAAAGAACAAATCACTTTAAGCCAGCTGTCTTTAGTTGATCTGGCTGGAAGTGAAAGAACAAATAGAACAAAAGCTGAAGGGAACAGGCTGCGAGAAGCAG gtaataTTAATCAGTCATTAATGACTTTAAGAACATGTATTGAAGTTCTGCGGGAAAACCAGATGTATGGAACAAATAAG atggTTCCATACAGAGATTCCAAACTGACTCATCTCTTCAAGAACTACTTTGATGGTGAAGGAAAAGTGCGTATGATTGTGTGCGTTAATCCTAAAGCTGAGGACTACGAGGAAAGCTTG CAAGTCATGCGCTTTGCAGAAATGACCCAGGAAGTGGAAGTTGCCAGACCTGTGGACAGACCACTCTGTGGTTTAACGCCGGGCCGGCGCTTTAGGAATCAGGCCTTCAGGGAGGAGCTCTCGCAGAAATTGGAGCTGCGGGGTGGCCCGAAAAATGGAG aaacagaagagcaatctgttacagaaatgtttttgcagaaCTTTCCACCGTTGCCTTCATGTGAATTATTGGATGTTAATGATGATCAAACACTTCCAAGGCTTATTGAAGTCCTGGAAAAACGCCATAAAATGCGACAAATGTTGTTAAAGGAGTTTGGCAAAAATG TGCTTGCATTTAAAACAGCGCTACAAGAATTTGACTCCAGTGTTGTATCCAAGGAAAACTATATTCAAGGAAAActgtctgaaaaagaaaaaacaatagcAGGACAGAAAATGGAGCTAGAAcgcctggagaagaaaattaaaactctgGAATACAAG aTTGAGATTTTGGAGAAAACTACCACAATTTATGAAGATGACAAGCGTAATCTTCAGCAAGAACTAGAAAGCAAGAGCCAGAAATTGCAACGTCAGGCTTCCGACAAGCGTCGGCTGGAGGCACGATTGCAAGGCGTGGTGGCAGAAACAGCCATGAAATGGGAGAAGGAGTGT GAGCGTCGTgtagcagcaaagcagctggaaatgCAGAACAAACTTTGGgtgaaagatgaaaaactgaagcaaCTGAAGGCCATTGTTACTGaaccaaaaaatgaaaagccagaGAGGCCTTCGcgggagagagacagagagaagcCTGTTCAGAGATCAGTGTCTCCTTCACCAGTACCA AGTGCACCTCCAGTTCGTCCCAGACACAGACGGTCACGCTCAGCTGGGGAGAGATGGGTAGATCATAAGCCACCTTCTAACCTGCCCACTGAAACAGTCATGCAGCCACATGTCCCTCATGCCATCACAGTAGCGGCTGCAAGTGAAAAGGCACTAGCTAAGTGTGACAAGTATATGCTGACGCACCAGGAGCTAGCCTCTGATGGGGAGATTGAAACAAAACTAATTAAG ggTGATGTGTTCAAAACCAGAGGTGGTGGACAGGCTGTGCAGTTCACAGAAATAGAGACTCTGAAGCAAGAATCTCCAACTGG